taaaaaatggactttaaagctaaaaaacaatataaattattaagaattttttttgtgaaaaacttaaagttcaacaaattttacacattcaattagtttacatcatcttcaaattcaaaattcaaatgacacttttatggcaacaaaattgaacagttattgttgtgttagccttttcctttgtaaaagtgtgacacaagctTGTACTTTTACCCATGTCTCTTTGAATATGGTTGTCTTTAAGTGTATTAGCTTAATGAGTCTAGGTAGTGTTTATagatatcatttatttatttgactCAAAATGTGAGTGCACACTCCTAGGTCAAATAATGTTGGTGGGTTGAGCTAATAATGCTAAGAAATACTAAGAACAACAATTTCCAACATGCAAATGTGATTCTTTCAATATAAAAATTGAAATGAGCTCTATATATTATTTATTACGTAAATTTAGTACTTCAATTAGAGGCAcattgaattgattattttttaatccaaaaatgtttcaaTATATTACATGAACATGTATCATATTATTTCATAACAAGCAACACAAagtggatcatggagtgtgatctaaacattgatgcaaaaatcttttACACAATTGAATTTAGAAATTTTTTATACAAACAATAATGGACTATAGAAATATAAGAAGTTTAATTGGCACCCTTCATGGGATGAAATTATGCTACAAATCTAAGCACCTATAGTTGCTCTCTCCTCTTGATGATAGATCATTGACTATGGAAATCCATTAAGTTTAATTGACACGCTTCATGGAAGGAAATTATACTACAAATCTAAGCACCTATAATTGCTCTCTCTTCTTGATGATAGATCACAAAATGTGATTGGAAACGTTGGCACAAAAAACTTTTACattgttaaattttaaaaaaattatacaattaTACAAAATGACTACATAGTTGAAATtttaatttgaatatttgaaatatGATTTCTCCCAACATTTTATAGATTTAATTAAAGTAATTGTACCACTTTAAGTGAACTATAAACTAAAATTATTAATctcatataaatatataaaaatgattacagattaagaaatgaaaaatatataaaatttataaaaaattaatcatacacaatctaatccagaagcacTCTAGATAATATCTAATGGATTGTAAAAACTTGATGATATTTAATGGATTGTAGAAACTTGGATGTCTGTTATTATAATATTTCACTGAATCCACCAAAAATAAACAtacaattaaatgaaaaatagcatAGACGTGCTAAATCCACTCTTGCAAGAATTGGATTTACATTTGATACAAACTTTTCAAATCATCTGCAATACAAATGGAATTGGAGGATAAAGACTCACTCAAAAGTTAAAAGTGCTGTCAAAAGACACTTGATTTAATTATAAAAGTTCATGTTATAGACAGTGACACCATTCAAATCTTCTAGATTAAAAAAGAAACAAGTGCAGAACAAATTGCTAATAAAGTGAAAAAGACAAATAACTACTGTCGTCACAATCGATGCAATTAAATAATAGAATATCCCGTGACTTGTTGCTTTCAACCATCTTTCCTTTTCTAAGCTTTTCTGATAGCCTGTAAAAGAGTAATCAACATATGTTGAACAAGATCGAATACAAAGCAAGCAATACGATTAAATCAGGGCGGGTTAGAGCTCCGGCATCGTTTTTCTGGCTGGGGTGATTTCGATTTCCTTTGGGAGTGTTGAAACCCCCTGCATTCCCCATtcccccacttccacttccgccgCCGCCTGTTCCTCCGCCTGTTCCTCCGCCTCTTCCCATTCTTATACTTTGATTCTTTACTACAGATCCAGACACAACACTTATCGTCACTTTTTCTCCAGATTTGCAGCGATCAGAAATCCTCGACATAAAATACCAGATTCCGCTCGTATTCAGTTCAATGCCCTCCCCGCCTTTGTAAATTACCGCCGTTGAATCCTCCGCTCTGCAAGCCTCATACTCGGATTCCGACATCACTCGGGCAATATCATTCCTTTTATCCTGTATTCCAAATTCTGCACCATAACACCCAAAAATAGGGCATTATAAGTTAAAAAAGCTAAATACAGATCTGATCCTGATGACGGGCTTTATGATCGAAACTTTCAGAAGCTATTGTACAGGTTCTTTAACAAAATATATATTACCCTAAATATTGCGCTTTTAGAACCCTAAATATTACGATATTACAACTATTCTATCAAATTTAACACAGATTAGGGCAAATCCACATACCTAATGTGTCGCGAACAAGAAAGTTTGATCCGTGATCGGAAACCCTGTAGAAGCTGTGGTTACCGCAAATTTTCCAGCTGAGTGTGTGATGAGTGCCATATGCTCCCTGCAATGTTGTAAACAGAATCTGTGCAAAAAGCCCTAAAAATACAGAGGTGTTGATATCCATTGCAGAGGCTGTTGCAGCTGAAGATCTCTCTCTGCCTCCTCAAGTTTTAACGTTTCAGAAATGAAGTTTTTATGAGCATCATGTTAGACAATGAAAAAGCGAAGCAATGCTTCTAGAGAAACATAGAGGCCAGTTGTGTCTGCTTCTTGTCTTTTAAAGAATCGAGGTACGCAGAATAATTCCTTGTTCCTCCACATATATTATATTAATGCACCTAATCAATGCAATCGAGGCGTTTCAAAGATATTGGCAGGGGCCGGTGTGTTTGATCCGCTGGAACACTCGATTTTTAAACTTTTGCTCCGTCGAAGTAAAGTATATTCTCTTAAAATGTATCTGCTCTATACGAAAACACAAGAGCTAAGGACCTCCTATTTTTGTTATCATAGGAAACAGGGGTAAACTGTACGCCTATTACGACTGAGAATTTATTCCCAAGCTTGTCACGGGGGACACGGGTCTCTTCCTCGAACCCAGCATAACCTTTAAAATTATTAGTTTAAGTTCGTCTAATAGTAAAGAATTTGTGTATTGGAGTATTTCATGTTAACAATTTGGTATTGGAGTGTTTTATTAACAAGGGGCCGTATATTTTTGTCCGCTGCATAGATGTTGCCTAAACAAAAGGCCGAAGTTGCCTTAGAGTGACTACCTTGTAGTTTTTCACAATATGTGaaagattataaaaaaaaattagtgttCAACTATTGATCCATTAGTGTTTGATATAAGTTGTATTTTAAATAGCAATGTATACTTTTTCTCATAATAAATAgttttttgtgttcaactattggtccatttgtgttggATGTAAAACTTAGAGATAACAAACATTTATGGAAGTTGCATATAAAttacattttaaataaaaatatgataatgatatgttttGTTCAATTATtagggatttttagattaagtATTGGTCAAATTTATAAAGTTATTTTTAGGACACTTCACATTACATGTACTATATTGATTTTTGATGAATCCCACTTTCCAACTTTAATTGTAGATAAATAGGTGCCTATTTTACATTCTACAAAAAAATCTTAGAAGTTTTAGATATTTCATATATTGACTACATACTAACAAATAAGCTTGcacaaatataaaagaaaaataacactTTCACCTAAACTCGTTCTgaagaaaaaattaataaaattagattaataaataattaatcaagAACATGTGCATTTGAAaaagtaaataatttttttattggacATAGTAAATGTTGGAATACAAGATATTAATTCAATAAGAGATTATGCATTGCTAGAGAGACATTAAGAAGTGTTATTGGAAAACACCCCCAAGTCATCTGACCCATGTAATCAAAATAGTAGTGGTGTAAAGCAACATTATATGACACGTACGAAGAAGAAAGATTTTACATACTTATCAGCcaagaaatgaagagaatatcctttacaatttCAAAGGAAATTGAAGGTAACATGAGAAAAAAGTAGAGAATTAAAGTGAACAAACAATATATATGCTTTCCATGGGATGCGTCTATTCTGGGtccaaaatgacagtacggattgactaacatgcgtgttggtcgcgcattttacaccgtcaattttgtAATTAACAgctacgattgactaacctgtaactaacatgttgtatgaaagatccattttggagctagaatagacgcaaCCCTTTCCATGTCTATCCCTTCAAACTCTAATATCAAATCCTACATGATACCATGGATCTATACTTAACAAAAAAATTGTAGAATTCATATAGGAAACCCCAACATAATTAACACAAGGTGCATGAGGAATCAATGCCATAAAAAGAATTACTCAAATCCTCATACAAACCAAAAGTAAGGTTAGCACAACAAACTCTATCACTTCAGTGATCcagtgaaaatgatttttatatCATCCAACATGGAGGAGGAATGATGCACACTTCCAAATCGATAATTCTTCTCCACCTTGGTACTAGACAATTCCAACTTATTCAAGGTAATGGAATCTTAAATGTCTTATAATCAATAAAGGGTAGTCATTTATGTGTTTTGTAGTTTGAgatagaaattatttatctacattaATGTCTTATATTTGATAAAGTGTAATCATTTATATGTGTTGTATCTTGAGATAGAAATGATTTATCCACATTAATGTCTTATATTTGTTAAAATGTAATCATTTATGTGAGTTGTAACCTAGGATAGAAATGATTTGTCTATATTTTGGAGGGTGCACAATATACATTCTTGTTGATTTGAATCTGTCTATTTTTTCTactttttatttttagagaaaatagaAGGTTATTAGTATGTCACAAGAGAATATAGTATTCTAGGTTCACAAaatttagatgaataattaaaGACAATTAGTGCACCAATAGAAAAATCCTTCACATGTTTCTTGTGTGTGATTGATCAAATATGTAAGGATGTGAAATGAATGTAATCAAATGCCTTTCATAAAAAGACATATCAATGAATTATGCAATATTATACTAAGCGGATTGTATGAGGGAAATGAATTGAATTGAGAtagccaaaatttgaatttaaattttaattatggaTCAAATCCATTATTGTAAGGTCAACCCTTGTACAAATGTTTTGGCAGATGAAAATGGTGAAAGTGGATAGATAATAAAACATGCTCTACCTTGATATTTTTCAATCTCTACTTCATCCAAGGAACCCGTGTGCAAAATGACACTACTCCTATGCACTTTTATTCTATTGTAGATAAGGAAAATGAATCTTGCTTCTTTCTAAGAAAAGACACAAGATACAAGGAAAAATTTCTCCtacacttgtacttttcctattatcaatatttttttcccaatctacatttgtatatgctcttagagtgaaatatttttctttaagaTAACACTAACCAAAATTCATAATCccctttagatatctaaagatTCATTTGACTACTTTCACACAAGTTTGTTTTGGTCCTGACATAAACCATGCTACCATTCCTACTACTTGCATGATGTCTATCCTTGACTTTGTCACATATAGCAACATGCATGgtgtaagagcaatcttgcatcaccaaaaaataatgtatttttcatttttttgtagttTTATTTAGTTGTATTGGAGCTCATGATAATAGTTATAAGGCATAAGATATAAGCCTGAAATGACAAAAAATAATTCATCTTTTATTTTTAGTAAGTAGGTCTATATTGGCTTGTATGGACATGCGAATTGACCGCAAggacaaaaattgaaaaataagatgACTGGCGAAGAAATTATCTCAATATCCTATAACATttagaagatattaattttttcatCCCTCTAAATttttacaataaagtttcaaactcaaaattggaagcctTAAAATAGACCTTTAGATGTATTTGGGATTGTAGATCTCTTCACGAGATTTCCAACAATATGTTATAATAGAAAATCAGACAACCATGTCAAAAGATATGGCTTCTAGAAGTTGTGCAAACAAAACTTGAAAGTCTCAATGAAAATCCACCTAGGTGAGAAAATGAATTGATGGGCCGATGTGCTCCGAAAGAAGAAAAGTTACACTTTTCAGAACATTATAATGTGGTTATTGATGCTAAATAAAGGGGTGAAAGATGGTTAGAGAACACAATTCTAGTAGTGGAAATTGTGACTCTAGCTTGCAAATTTGTTGAATAAGAAAGCCTACATGGTTGAGGCATGttattttgaatgttgtaattCATTTCCTTGATAAAATAGAAGGCATATGTTTCCTTAttgcattttctatttatttctctattATTATATTGCATTTTGGTTTGTAAGTGGAGTAGccttcatcaagtggtattagagaaaaaCTTCCCGAGTGTGTAAATAGATCGCTGAACAAGAATGAGAAACAAGAAACAACACGATGACAATGGTGAggaaaaatgaaatatttaaaagttGCATCTAAGAAATAGATTTTACATATAAATTATATATAGTGAGAATTCTTatcttatataaataaataaatgctataatttttatataaaaaataatttatataataaattattcattaatagatttaattttttataataattctTTTATATGCACtatatttctaattttataaaagaatagttaaaataattttatattaaaaaaaatctaataataaactactagataacaagatttattaaaataaattaacatcaattttaaaaaaaaaatttggtaacAAAACTATTATATAAAAAACATGCATGAGCCGTCAATCATTAAAACTAAGAATTAAGAGAAGGTGATCTACAAGTTAAAATATATTATTTCCATTTTATGTGCATGCCTACAAAACAAAGTAGGAAAAGTGAAGTAAATATTCTTATCCAGTGAATTGGGCACTCAAGAGCAACAAATTGTTTTACAAATATTGAGCTTTATtaaatatgaaaaaatgaaaaacatttaCAAGAGTACCACGAGCACACAGTTCCATTGCTCTGTCCAATAGTTCACAGTGAGCCTATACTAGTACAGTGCCACGTGGACTCAAATGATGGCAACACCTCAGTTTGTAATGGAGATGTGTTATACATAatcacaaaagaaagaaagaaaggacaGC
The nucleotide sequence above comes from Cryptomeria japonica chromosome 11, Sugi_1.0, whole genome shotgun sequence. Encoded proteins:
- the LOC131063163 gene encoding umecyanin, translated to MDINTSVFLGLFAQILFTTLQGAYGTHHTLSWKICGNHSFYRVSDHGSNFLVRDTLEFGIQDKRNDIARVMSESEYEACRAEDSTAVIYKGGEGIELNTSGIWYFMSRISDRCKSGEKVTISVVSGSVVKNQSIRMGRGGGTGGGTGGGGSGSGGMGNAGGFNTPKGNRNHPSQKNDAGALTRPDLIVLLALYSILFNIC